TGCTCGGGTGGCATCGCGGCGCAGGGCTTGGGTTAATGCGTCGTTGTCGGTCAGATCGGCGGCAGTGGTCAGGGTCCGCGCTATGCGGGCGAACAGCGCCGGGGGAGCGGCAAGGGGGCCTTGCGTGTGCTCGGCTTGAATCATGCCCGCGATGGAGAGCAGTTGTGCCGTCTCGCGTTGGCGCGCGGCTCGTTCTGCGGCGCTGGTGGCCGGCGTGCTCTGGTAGAACAGCAACGTCTCGGCCAGGCCGCTGATCAAGCGGCCGAACACCGACACGCTGATGTGCGCCGTCCGGGCAAGCGCGAAGAGATTCTCGCCCGGTTCCTCATCGGTGAACGAGGCAACGATGTCGTCGGCCAGACCATCAAGGGCGGCGTCATCGAGTAGGGGCTGGGCGGACCGCTCACTGACGCCTAGCTGGGTGGCCACGGTGGTGTGTCGTTCAGCAAGCAGCGTGCGGGCCGCCTCGTGGGAGAGCACCATGCCACGGTCACTGATGCGGGCAACAAGGACTGCCGCGCGTTCATCGAGCCAAGCCTGTTTGTCCGGCAACGCGTTCCGCCTTTCAGATTTCCCAGGGCAGGTACGACGCTAGTTGGCCCTTCGCCTGGCGGCGGGTAGGGACACAGCTCCACTCACGGGCGCATCCCGAAGAGGCCTTCACAGTCAGCGAGTGGATGGCTACTGGATCGGTGAGGTCCCTATCGCCGGGTCATAGGTGATGCGGACTCCGCGAGCGAGTTGTGTCGTGTCCTGATCCCAGCTCAGCGCTACGACCTTGCAGTTGGCGGTTCCGGTGCGGTCGAGGAACAACGCACTGGGTCGGTGGGCGACGGTCGCGCCGCGGTGACCGGTGAGTTTTCCGAAGCTGAAATAGAGTTCCACCCCTCCAACAGCGACAGAGCCGCCCCATAGCTCGCCGTCGATGTTTTCAAGCCCCACGGTGAGGGTCTGGTCCGGGTTGCTTTTCCGGCCTTGCTGGAGTCCTTTCGTGTAGAGACCCCAGTCCGTCGGCAAGCGTCCGTCCCGGAAAAGATACTGGGCCAGCATTGTTCGGTCTATGTCCGATCGAATCGGCGGCACGGTCGGGAAGGCGGCGGTAGCTCCCCAGATCATCTTCAGTAGCCACCGCTCAAGGTGTTCGCCGTGCACGAGATCAATGTGGTTGCCACCGAGATCGTTCTTACCGATCTGGTCGATGTAGAAGTCGTCCATCACCTTGAAGGCATGCGCGGCGTGTGCGTCAAGCGGCGATAGCGAGTTGTTGTGCCTCTCGCAGAGAATATTTGAGCCCAGCGTGCTGGGTGGCAGATGGTCGATACGGCCCTCCGGTTGCCAGGGTAGGCCGCCGATGCGGACCCTCTTTCCGTCGCTGGCATCGACCAGCACTCCTTTACTGATCCAGTGTTCGTTGGAGAGCTTGCCCTTACAGTCACTGGTGAGGGCCGCATAACACCCGCGGATCGATGAGCCGGTGAGCGGCCCGGACAGCAGCGGGTCGACCGGCGGTAGCTGCCAGCGGGACGTCTGCGCGTCGAAGTGACAGTCCGCCGACAAGCGTTGCGATCCGCACGGGCATGGCTCCGCAGCGCTGGGACCCAGACCCGCGCCACACGCAGTGAACGGAGCCGGACGCAGCGGAGGATCGAACGGGGTTACTCGCGGCATGGCAGAAGGGTAGTGGCGCGAGCGCGCGGTCACGCGTGACTTTTCGAACTCAGCGACGGCAAGCCTGGCCTGTCCGGCTTATGTGGCCCGGCCCTGGGGCGGCGGCGGGCCGGATCTACCGGCTGGCGTCCCGATCAGGGGTGATGGCGTTGGCGGGGCACCACTGGGTCATGGTCAGGCTGCCGGCCCCGTTGCCCGTGGGCACGGTACAGGTGACCAGCGCCAGCCAACCGCCACGGGTTGATTGGGCCCATGCGTGCAGACACCCAGATACTTGGCCGCGAAAAGCCAAGCCTTCCATCTTGATTCGCATCGACACTTCGTCTGACCGAAACTTGTCGGCAGGGTTGGCAATGAGGCCGCCAAGATCGACCAGCACAGCCCGGGGCGGCTCGACCACTTGGCGAGTTGGCGGGTCCATCCCGACCGGCCACGATTCGAACACCCGTGCGATAATACAGCGTGCGACTGGGAGGCGCGCCCAGCTGTAACCGCCAACTTGGTTGAGAATTCCGCAGCAATCCAGTGCCCCGCCAGATGTATTGCGAAAACCGCCAGGTGCATTGAGATGGTGGCGCTTTTTGGAGTTGTCGGCCATTTCAGCCCGACGGGATTGCTAGACGGTCAGGGTGGGCGACAGCGCCGCGGCGAGCACGTGCTGATCCCTGGTGGCGATGGTGAGGGATCGCCGTACCGCTTGGGCGACAATCATCCGGTCGAAGGGGTCGCGGTGTTCCCATGGCAGTCGCGCGGCAACGATCGCGTCCGCGGAGTCGATGGGGAGTTCGGTGATACTCATGTCTGCCAGGACTTCGGACCAGGCACCTAGCAGCGGGTCACCGTCGAGACGGCCAAGTCGGGTCTTGATGCCGATTTCCCAGGCCGAGGCAGCTGAGACCCACAGTTCGATGCTGGGGTCGGAAAGATGTTCGGCAGCAGCGCTTTTGATTGTGCCCGGTGAGGTCACAAGCCAGATGAGCGTATGGGTGTCGAGCAGGATTTTCTTCAACTGCCAGCTGCTTCCCAGTGCTGCAGTTCCGACTCAGGGAGCGGGTCATCGAAGTTGTCGGCCACGGTGAGCCCCGGCAGCTGACCAAAGGTTCGCCGCACGGGTTTGACAGGTTCAAGTCGCGCGACGGGCCGACCGTGGCTGGTGATGGTGATCGCAACACCGGTGCGTTCGACTTCTGCGAGCAGCGCGTTGAGCCGGTTCTTGGCCTCGGTACTGGTGACCGTGGTGGGGGGGGACATGTCCGCATCGTATACCATCATCAACTAGTCGCGCTAGGCGCGCTAGCTCGACTAGTTGACATAACGGAGGTTATCGGCAAATGCGTTGTGCAGCAGGGTAATTCGGCTTAGATAATTGCCAGAGTTGGTTGTCCGTACTATCCGCACTATGCCACACCGTGAGGCCAGATCGCACCCAGACCGCGAAGAAGGTCGCCCTGAGTTCGTTTCGCGCAGGCGCACAGACGGCGGCTTGCGAGCCGCGCTGAGCCCGTGTCAGCATCACTCGGCCACTTCCCGCGGAGCCCTTAAAACCCCTGCCCTACAACGGGTTACGGCTCAATACGTCACTGTGACAAAAAGGGGAGGCCGGCGAGTTATCTAAAGCGGATATATACTGAGTGTCTCGACAGCATATACCAGGAGGTATGGTGACGAAACGGCTGATCGACTTAGACGATGATCTCCTGGCTGCTGCACAGCGTGAACTCAAAACCGCGGGCGTTTCCGACACTGTTCGGATGGCACTCCAGCAAGCGGCAGCCACCTCGGCACGGGCCCGTCAGGTCGCGTGGTTGCAGTCAGGCGCGCTCGAAGACATGGCGACACCCGAAGCGCGTAGGAACGTATGGCGCTGATCGCGCGCTACGTCATCGACACCAGCGCGGCCGCGCGGATGCGGTCGGCGCCGGTCGGCGCTCGGCTGGCGCCATTGATAGAGGCCGGACTGGTCGCAACGACCGCACAGCTGGACGCCGAAGCGCTATACAGTGCGCGTAGCTCCGAAGAGTACGAACAACTTTGGTCCGATCGGCGGTTGGCGTATGAGTATCTGCCGACAGGTGACGAACAGTGGCAAGCGGCACTGGAGGCTCATCGCGCGCTCGCGCGAACGGGCCAGCATCGGTCGGTCGGTATGGCGGATCTGCTGATCGCGGCGGTCGCTGCGCATCACGAGGTAACCGTCATCCACTACGACTCCGACTTTGAGACGGCCGCCGGCGTAATCCCCTTCGAACAGCGGTGGGTTGTGGAACGAGGCACCGTCTGACTGGCGACGCGACCACACAAATGTGGCACACAAATGTGCTCAGCTCTATACTTACCCCATGCAGGAATACTTGAGCAGCACGCAAGTAGCTGATGAGCTGGGGATTAGCAGAGATGCACTCAACTCGGAGATCAGGGCTGGCCGTTTTATTGCCCCGGATGCTGTCGTCGGTGGCCGCTTTCAGGGATGGAGTCGCGAGACGGTGGAGCAGATCCGCCGAGATCGCGAGGGCGGGAATGTCATTCGGTGCGACGTCGCTGGTGTGCGATACCTGATCGCTGAGGTACGAGAGGCGGCCGAAACGGTCCGGGCGTATGGCTTTTCACCCGGAAAGCCCGTCAGCGACGTCTACGTGCAGATTCCGAGAACCTTACTGATCCTCGTCGCGCGGATGGAGTCCGAAATGCGGCGGCTGATTGTCCTCGATCACACGTATGCACGCATCATCACCGGTAGCGATGACCCTCGGCACCACGAAGAGACACCCATCGAGTTCGAGGTGGACCCGGTGAACAGCCTCGTATTCCCGCTAGGGACCGATCCGCAGATGCGCTCGTACCGACTGCGCAACGCTGCCCAACAGTTGGGAGCCGTGGTGACACGGATGCCCGATGTTCTCAAGAGCGCAGAAGCTCGTGCCGTGATGCGGGCGCTGGGCACGGAGCGCGACAAAATCACCGACTACACCGACGAACTGGAACAGGACCTCAACGAGTCCATCGCATAGCACCAGATTAGGCAGTCCATGAGGTATCTTGGTAGGCAACGCCATTGCGCGAAGGCGGACTCCCTCGGTCGCGTTGCAGCTCCCGCCCACATCGGGGTACTGCTACCGAAGATCTCTCCGAGGACCAGGCTCATCGGGTCACGCGCTCCCAACAAAGATCGCACGTTGTTGATGTGGGCGACTACGGGCAAATGTCTTTGAAGGGACTCGTGATTTCCATGGCATCTTCAAATGCGCGCAAGCGCGCGGCGCGTGAACACCAGCAGCGTTTCCCGGGTACACCGTATCCGGTGGCACTACGCGCCGTGTCCCACGGTGAAGAAGCACTCCAAGTCGTGATCGGCAAGGCAGGCGGGCATCCATACTGGGTCGACAT
This genomic stretch from Mycobacterium sp. SMC-8 harbors:
- a CDS encoding PIN domain nuclease, coding for MALIARYVIDTSAAARMRSAPVGARLAPLIEAGLVATTAQLDAEALYSARSSEEYEQLWSDRRLAYEYLPTGDEQWQAALEAHRALARTGQHRSVGMADLLIAAVAAHHEVTVIHYDSDFETAAGVIPFEQRWVVERGTV
- a CDS encoding type II toxin-antitoxin system VapC family toxin — protein: MKKILLDTHTLIWLVTSPGTIKSAAAEHLSDPSIELWVSAASAWEIGIKTRLGRLDGDPLLGAWSEVLADMSITELPIDSADAIVAARLPWEHRDPFDRMIVAQAVRRSLTIATRDQHVLAAALSPTLTV
- a CDS encoding type II toxin-antitoxin system Phd/YefM family antitoxin, coding for MSPPTTVTSTEAKNRLNALLAEVERTGVAITITSHGRPVARLEPVKPVRRTFGQLPGLTVADNFDDPLPESELQHWEAAGS